One genomic region from Natrinema caseinilyticum encodes:
- a CDS encoding AMP-binding protein: protein MNRDLCSMGEFYEELFRRYGEKPAIRYENEITTYADLDAQSAKLASAFHALGMCGNNRVAILIGNRPEFLITEIAAARANVTTVPLNSQLSDEECEYTLSDATPDVLVVGPTFFDTVRDLQQRSQECSHVIGLGSDSELPIGFHSFDGLLEKAPSTPPEPHSRADDIATIFYTGGTTGEQKGTRHTHESIVLNLYSHVYEFEVRKGEIGLLVTPLSHSAGYFAKSILMQGGTVVLDQVFEPEALVQRIENERVSWVYLTPTMIGELLDHPAIADAETSALDTVVYGSAPIPTSRLEEGLEALGPVFVQFYGLTEVPNLVAVLPKAKHDTTEDEWLQSNGIPAQLADVTLLEFGDERDEWGDDIGEVGVRSPYAMEGYVDDGPTAPRSDDEWIRTGDIGRIDDDGRLSILDRIQNVIVSDDQLVYSTKVESVVQRHPAVREVAIIGVPKNQVDYASDVTFRRTEQDIKAILSLDDDEMLDLEELQSFCRGRLDPPAIPKSVDTVGTLPQTPYGKIDKKLLRDPYW, encoded by the coding sequence ATGAATCGTGACCTCTGCTCCATGGGCGAGTTCTACGAGGAACTGTTCCGTCGGTACGGGGAGAAGCCGGCCATTAGATACGAGAACGAGATCACCACGTACGCCGATCTCGATGCCCAGTCGGCGAAATTGGCGAGCGCGTTTCACGCGCTCGGGATGTGTGGAAACAACCGCGTCGCGATCCTCATCGGGAATCGACCCGAGTTTCTCATCACCGAGATCGCAGCGGCCCGAGCGAACGTGACGACGGTCCCGCTAAACAGCCAGCTCAGCGACGAGGAATGCGAATACACGCTCTCCGATGCGACGCCCGACGTTCTGGTCGTCGGGCCGACGTTTTTCGATACCGTCCGGGACCTCCAGCAGCGATCCCAGGAGTGCAGTCACGTCATCGGACTCGGCAGCGACAGCGAACTCCCGATCGGGTTTCACAGTTTCGACGGGCTGCTGGAGAAAGCGCCGTCGACTCCACCGGAGCCCCACTCGAGAGCGGACGATATCGCGACGATTTTCTACACGGGCGGAACGACCGGCGAGCAAAAAGGGACGCGTCACACCCACGAGAGCATCGTTCTCAATCTCTACTCGCACGTCTACGAGTTCGAGGTGCGAAAGGGAGAAATCGGCTTACTCGTCACCCCGCTCTCGCACTCGGCCGGGTATTTCGCGAAGTCGATTCTCATGCAAGGGGGAACCGTCGTGCTCGATCAGGTATTCGAACCGGAGGCCCTCGTTCAACGCATCGAGAACGAACGCGTCTCCTGGGTGTATCTCACCCCGACGATGATCGGCGAACTCCTCGACCACCCCGCCATTGCAGACGCCGAGACATCCGCACTCGACACGGTCGTGTACGGATCCGCGCCGATTCCGACGTCCCGGCTCGAAGAGGGACTCGAGGCACTCGGACCCGTCTTCGTTCAGTTCTACGGGTTAACCGAGGTACCGAACCTCGTTGCCGTCCTCCCGAAGGCGAAACACGATACTACGGAGGACGAGTGGCTCCAGTCGAACGGAATTCCGGCCCAGCTGGCCGACGTCACGCTACTCGAGTTCGGAGACGAGCGCGACGAGTGGGGCGACGACATCGGGGAAGTCGGCGTGCGATCCCCCTACGCGATGGAAGGCTACGTCGACGACGGTCCGACCGCGCCCCGATCCGACGACGAGTGGATACGGACCGGAGACATCGGCCGCATCGACGACGACGGTCGCCTGTCCATCCTCGATCGGATACAGAACGTCATCGTTTCGGACGACCAACTGGTGTACTCGACGAAAGTCGAGAGCGTCGTCCAGCGCCATCCTGCGGTTCGCGAGGTCGCAATCATCGGCGTGCCGAAGAACCAGGTCGACTACGCCTCCGATGTCACCTTCCGCAGGACCGAACAGGACATAAAAGCGATCCTCTCGCTCGACGACGATGAGATGCTCGACCTCGAGGAACTACAGTCGTTCTGCCGAGGGCGGCTCGACCCACCGGCGATACCGAAATCGGTCGACACCGTCGGAACGTTGCCCCAGACACCCTACGGGAAGATCGACAAAAAACTGCTGCGGGACCCGTACTGGTAA
- a CDS encoding helix-turn-helix domain-containing protein, producing the protein MELTNQDSNRLRIEFQTEPIGVLESIRRELSGSAQIELDNVVPGSANSHWLEFFTITAPSVADLSEVLAEIEHVEPIFVQPTSSISNTFYVLTYIDEHQPRPTATLLEHDAIPHRILVQNHGMTVVASVSSWQKLKQLAENVERQQRSFELVGVKETNEMSFPLGGSNLKYNLQGKLTSEQLTIIETAYRCGYFEVPQQATAEDVARELDISQSTLSEQLRNAQNAVWNVLFGDRIQ; encoded by the coding sequence ATGGAGCTTACAAATCAGGACTCGAATCGACTCCGGATCGAGTTTCAGACCGAGCCGATCGGCGTACTCGAGTCGATACGCCGCGAGCTATCCGGATCCGCCCAGATCGAACTCGACAACGTGGTACCCGGGTCGGCTAACAGCCACTGGCTCGAGTTCTTCACGATAACCGCCCCGAGCGTCGCGGACTTGTCCGAGGTCCTCGCCGAGATAGAACACGTCGAGCCGATATTCGTCCAGCCAACGAGTTCGATCTCGAATACGTTCTACGTACTCACCTACATCGACGAACACCAGCCCAGACCGACGGCGACTCTCCTCGAGCACGACGCTATTCCGCATCGCATTCTCGTCCAGAATCACGGCATGACCGTCGTCGCGTCCGTCTCGAGCTGGCAAAAACTAAAACAGTTAGCCGAGAACGTCGAACGCCAGCAACGCTCGTTCGAACTCGTCGGCGTAAAAGAGACCAACGAAATGAGCTTCCCGCTCGGCGGCAGCAATCTCAAGTACAACCTGCAAGGAAAGTTGACGTCCGAGCAGTTGACGATCATCGAGACCGCCTACCGGTGTGGGTACTTCGAGGTCCCACAACAGGCGACAGCCGAAGACGTCGCGCGAGAACTCGACATCAGCCAGTCGACGCTGAGCGAGCAGCTCCGAAATGCACAGAACGCGGTTTGGAACGTCCTCTTCGGCGATCGGATCCAGTAG
- a CDS encoding PAS domain-containing protein, producing MFGTDPPDEPGSILDRFVDNLPGLAYRCDPELPWEMTFLRGCVESLTGYPPSAFEQGDVTYASLIADDDREYLERNVREGIDAKRQFTVTYGIRTRDGDSKHVFERGVPVVDDGEVRVLEGIIIDITRQKRYERCLKRQNDLFAHTQQMAAVGGWEFDPRSNDLRWTDQVNRIHSLPLDASPSLEEAIDFYHHEDRPIIRQAIEDSLRDGVAFDHELRIVTHHGERRWVRAKGTPQLSGETVVRIRGAIQDITDRREREQSLQDEQAFTKSLFEALPDLLYAFDEEGSFTRWNDQFRRVTGYTDAEISAMEPIDFIAEQDRPLVRRHIEKVFAEGQATTVEARLKSKSGTLTPYEFTGAPMVSEEGTLQELVGIGRDVSGRKERQRRFEAVFNNTYQFTGLVDLDGSLLEANEAGLSFADADRQEAIGTKLWNALEFSDESGRESVRRGFEKARSGHSYRNEIRIQGADREAVVDFSIRPITDDDGEVIQLVPEGRDITGLKDRERLLRVRSSSSSSRTVSSTIPRPHRGWKYGYTGGTTRDASKSPTTGRQSPTTSG from the coding sequence GTGTTCGGCACTGACCCTCCTGACGAACCGGGATCGATACTGGACCGTTTCGTCGACAACCTCCCCGGGCTCGCCTACCGATGCGACCCCGAACTACCGTGGGAAATGACGTTTCTCAGAGGGTGCGTCGAGTCCCTCACCGGATACCCCCCATCCGCGTTCGAGCAGGGTGACGTCACCTACGCCAGCCTCATCGCGGACGACGACCGTGAATACCTCGAACGGAACGTCAGAGAGGGAATCGATGCCAAACGACAGTTCACCGTGACCTACGGCATCCGGACGCGGGACGGTGACAGCAAACACGTTTTCGAGCGCGGTGTCCCGGTCGTCGACGACGGCGAGGTGAGGGTTCTCGAGGGTATCATCATCGACATCACCAGGCAAAAGCGGTACGAACGGTGCTTGAAACGCCAAAACGATCTCTTCGCTCATACCCAGCAGATGGCTGCAGTCGGCGGGTGGGAGTTCGACCCGCGATCGAACGACCTCCGGTGGACCGACCAGGTCAATCGCATCCACAGCCTTCCGTTGGACGCGTCTCCATCACTCGAGGAGGCGATCGATTTCTACCATCACGAGGATCGACCGATCATACGGCAAGCGATCGAGGATTCGCTTCGAGACGGCGTGGCGTTCGATCACGAACTCCGCATCGTCACTCACCACGGCGAGCGACGGTGGGTCCGTGCGAAGGGCACTCCGCAACTGTCGGGCGAAACGGTCGTCCGAATCCGCGGCGCGATCCAGGACATCACCGACCGTCGGGAGCGCGAGCAGTCACTTCAGGACGAACAGGCGTTCACGAAGAGTCTCTTCGAGGCGTTACCGGATCTCCTCTACGCGTTCGACGAAGAAGGATCGTTCACGCGGTGGAACGACCAGTTTCGACGCGTCACCGGCTACACTGACGCGGAGATTTCCGCGATGGAACCGATCGATTTCATCGCCGAACAGGATCGGCCCCTCGTCCGAAGACACATCGAGAAGGTCTTCGCGGAAGGCCAGGCCACGACCGTCGAAGCCCGATTGAAATCGAAGTCGGGCACGCTTACTCCGTACGAGTTTACCGGCGCACCGATGGTGAGCGAAGAGGGGACGCTGCAGGAACTGGTCGGGATCGGTCGCGACGTTTCGGGCCGCAAGGAGCGCCAACGTCGGTTCGAGGCGGTGTTCAACAACACCTACCAGTTCACTGGGTTGGTTGACCTCGACGGATCCCTCCTCGAGGCGAACGAAGCGGGACTCTCGTTCGCCGACGCTGATCGACAGGAGGCCATCGGAACCAAACTCTGGAACGCCTTGGAATTCAGTGACGAATCGGGTCGGGAATCAGTTCGCCGGGGATTCGAGAAGGCCAGGTCGGGACATTCGTACCGGAACGAGATCCGAATTCAGGGTGCAGACCGGGAGGCTGTCGTTGACTTTTCGATCCGACCCATCACCGACGACGACGGGGAAGTCATCCAGCTCGTTCCGGAAGGACGCGATATAACGGGCCTCAAAGACCGGGAGCGTCTCCTTCGAGTGCGGTCTTCGAGCAGTTCATCGAGAACGGTATCGAGCACAATACCGCGTCCACACCGCGGGTGGAAATACGGGTATACAGGCGGGACGACGAGGGATGCGTCGAAATCGCCGACAACGGGTCGGCAATCTCCGACGACGAGTGGGTAA
- a CDS encoding sensor histidine kinase — MEIRVYRRDDEGCVEIADNGSAISDDEWVMVGEEVRDEPSQLQHGSEIGLLLAQWSVYKFGGTLECNKTDDTGSVVTVSFPVE; from the coding sequence GTGGAAATACGGGTATACAGGCGGGACGACGAGGGATGCGTCGAAATCGCCGACAACGGGTCGGCAATCTCCGACGACGAGTGGGTAATGGTGGGTGAGGAAGTACGAGACGAACCATCACAGTTGCAACACGGAAGCGAAATCGGATTGTTGCTCGCTCAGTGGTCCGTGTACAAGTTCGGCGGAACCCTCGAGTGCAACAAAACTGACGACACTGGTAGCGTCGTTACTGTGTCCTTCCCGGTCGAATAA
- a CDS encoding succinylglutamate desuccinylase/aspartoacylase family protein: protein MKRRNMLIASGTIVGAAASGVVSRPPGDEALLTAARNRDGGAEISADSESILPGTVHETTLYERVASRDGPTAMVFGGIHGDERPGIEVAREVVDWKPDSGRLVVVPETNRVAIEENARAGPEGDLNRHFPADSEPVSDLARGIWDVVERYEPEVVLDLHRSLGIAGVHENYVGQAVYHSANASGTELAAYLNDVVVPWHMPFHRVSAHRTHSGGPLLFQKAIREVGAKAYLFETTDFLLDREAKNEHTRLATAKTLALHGLLEVDRNR, encoded by the coding sequence ATGAAGCGGCGAAACATGTTGATCGCCAGCGGGACCATTGTCGGTGCGGCCGCCAGTGGCGTCGTGAGTCGACCACCCGGAGACGAGGCCCTCCTGACGGCAGCTCGCAACCGGGATGGTGGTGCCGAAATTTCGGCCGACTCGGAGTCCATCCTTCCCGGCACGGTTCACGAAACGACGCTCTACGAACGCGTCGCGTCGCGCGACGGCCCCACGGCGATGGTCTTCGGGGGCATCCACGGCGACGAACGACCCGGAATCGAGGTCGCTCGAGAGGTCGTCGACTGGAAACCCGATTCGGGACGGCTCGTCGTCGTTCCCGAAACCAATCGCGTCGCCATCGAGGAGAACGCACGTGCGGGACCCGAGGGCGATCTGAACCGCCACTTTCCGGCCGACAGCGAACCGGTAAGCGACCTCGCGCGAGGTATTTGGGACGTCGTCGAGCGCTACGAACCCGAGGTGGTCCTCGATCTCCACCGATCACTCGGCATCGCCGGCGTCCACGAGAACTACGTCGGCCAGGCAGTCTATCACTCGGCGAACGCCTCCGGGACCGAACTCGCGGCCTATCTCAACGACGTGGTAGTTCCCTGGCATATGCCGTTCCACCGGGTGTCAGCCCACCGAACGCACAGTGGCGGCCCGTTGCTCTTTCAGAAGGCGATTCGGGAGGTCGGGGCGAAAGCGTATCTCTTCGAGACCACCGATTTCCTGCTCGACCGGGAGGCGAAAAACGAGCACACGCGCCTGGCGACGGCGAAGACTCTCGCGCTGCACGGACTCCTCGAGGTGGACCGGAACCGATGA
- a CDS encoding DsbA family protein, whose translation MQEKTRLQRRTVLSATGTATLLGVAGLATAEARSTVANAPVPESADAYTYPTMGVDGDDVPTATVYGNFKCPVTKEFVSGNLSAIIDEFVSTGRLRLRFYNLAYKPGNTSAFFISGSDPRCAAMGLGTWDEDPNSYWQFFAETFDNPPSGYVDLSELVSRARSAGVSNASRIADRVQAGEYDAQVERVSAEAASDGVTFTPTLELAGDTTAPHHGTQAILQWIESRLDDEPTEPVEQTEPTESTDSTDTTTEAGTETDRTETESSDSTASEPTDTPSRTISEEESTGSDEVVVQTQTRNVDDSGDAGAIWDQKCDRPDVWGLDDDC comes from the coding sequence ATGCAGGAAAAGACACGCCTACAGCGTCGTACAGTACTTTCCGCTACGGGAACGGCAACACTGCTTGGCGTTGCAGGACTAGCGACCGCCGAGGCAAGGTCGACCGTCGCCAACGCACCGGTTCCGGAATCGGCGGACGCGTACACGTATCCGACGATGGGGGTCGACGGCGATGACGTACCGACCGCGACGGTGTACGGCAATTTCAAGTGTCCCGTCACCAAGGAATTCGTTTCCGGAAACCTGTCGGCTATTATCGACGAGTTCGTCAGTACGGGCCGACTCAGGCTTCGGTTCTACAACCTCGCATATAAGCCCGGCAACACGTCTGCGTTCTTCATTTCGGGTAGCGATCCGCGCTGTGCGGCCATGGGACTCGGAACGTGGGACGAAGACCCGAACAGTTACTGGCAATTCTTCGCGGAGACGTTCGACAATCCACCGAGCGGGTACGTCGATCTCAGCGAGCTCGTGTCACGGGCCCGATCGGCCGGTGTCTCGAACGCCAGTCGAATAGCCGACCGAGTACAGGCGGGCGAATACGACGCCCAAGTCGAGCGAGTCAGTGCAGAGGCGGCGAGCGACGGTGTCACGTTCACCCCGACGCTCGAACTCGCGGGTGACACGACCGCACCGCATCACGGAACACAGGCGATTCTACAATGGATCGAATCGCGGCTGGACGACGAGCCGACCGAGCCGGTCGAGCAGACCGAACCGACTGAGTCGACCGACTCAACCGATACGACCACCGAGGCCGGGACCGAGACGGATCGGACAGAAACCGAGTCTTCTGATTCGACCGCGTCCGAACCGACCGATACTCCATCTCGAACCATCTCGGAGGAGGAATCGACCGGATCCGACGAGGTCGTCGTCCAAACCCAGACGCGGAACGTCGACGACAGCGGAGACGCAGGTGCGATCTGGGACCAGAAGTGCGATCGGCCCGATGTCTGGGGACTCGACGACGATTGCTAA
- a CDS encoding archaea-specific SMC-related protein, with the protein MSSPESVTSSIAVQAENIGGIDNTEVLLQPGVNVLTGRNATNRTSFLQTIMAALGSRRSSLKGDADAGHVELSFGDEQYTRYLERRNGEVVFEGDPYLEDPELADLFAFLLESNEARRAVRGGEDLRELIMRPIDTDEIEAEISMLEAEKRDLDDRLEQLSRLGTELPDLEERRVTLEDEIETTTERITELEAELEAFDLDIDASRDRKEEIESAFADLQEARTELESIEYDLETERESYAELERERDELETELEAVDDEHESPDRLEGQIQELRARKRSLDATVSELQSVIRFNEDRLADDGFDLDLGAPDATGGEEDGAITEQLLDDSAEVVCWTCGSQVDRERIDSTLEQLRSLRQAKLEERSDLQGQIDDLSARRKELRQRTEKRGEIETRLSSVEDELERRSQRIEELETSLEDQRARVDDLEAHADTFEDAAYSDVIETHRELNRLELELEDLEAEREEVDTRIDEIEEKIEERGDLEERRETIDDELIDLRTRVDRIEENAVDAFNDHMSSILSILEYRNIDRIWIERREKTVREGRRKVARSAFDLHIVRTTDGGSTYEDTVDHLSESEREVTGLVFALAGYLVHDVHEIVPFMLLDSLEAIDSSRIGDLVDYFEEYVDCLVVALLREDAEALSDTYTYVREI; encoded by the coding sequence GTGTCATCTCCAGAGTCAGTCACCTCGTCGATCGCCGTTCAGGCGGAGAATATCGGCGGTATCGACAACACCGAGGTACTGCTGCAACCCGGCGTAAACGTTCTGACTGGCCGGAACGCGACGAATCGGACGTCGTTTCTCCAGACGATCATGGCCGCACTCGGCAGTCGACGGTCGTCGTTGAAAGGGGACGCGGACGCCGGCCACGTCGAATTATCGTTCGGTGACGAACAATACACGCGATACCTCGAGCGGCGCAACGGAGAGGTCGTCTTCGAAGGCGATCCCTATCTCGAGGATCCGGAACTCGCAGATCTGTTCGCCTTTTTGCTCGAATCCAACGAGGCGCGTCGGGCGGTCAGGGGCGGCGAGGACCTCCGGGAACTCATCATGCGGCCGATCGACACGGACGAGATCGAAGCGGAGATCTCCATGCTCGAGGCCGAAAAGCGAGACCTGGACGACCGTCTCGAGCAACTGTCCAGACTCGGAACCGAATTGCCCGACCTCGAGGAACGACGCGTCACACTCGAAGACGAGATCGAGACGACGACGGAACGAATCACGGAACTCGAAGCCGAACTCGAAGCATTCGATCTCGACATCGATGCCAGCCGTGATCGAAAAGAGGAGATCGAGTCCGCGTTTGCCGATCTCCAGGAAGCCCGCACGGAACTCGAATCGATCGAGTACGATCTGGAGACGGAACGTGAAAGTTACGCCGAGCTCGAACGGGAACGCGACGAACTCGAGACGGAGCTCGAGGCCGTCGACGACGAGCACGAGTCGCCCGATCGCCTCGAGGGACAGATTCAGGAGCTTCGCGCCAGAAAACGGTCCCTCGACGCGACGGTGAGCGAACTCCAGAGCGTGATTCGGTTCAACGAGGACCGCCTCGCCGACGACGGGTTCGATCTCGATCTTGGCGCACCCGATGCAACGGGCGGTGAGGAAGACGGAGCCATCACCGAACAGCTCCTCGACGACTCGGCCGAGGTCGTCTGCTGGACGTGTGGCTCACAGGTCGACCGGGAACGGATCGATTCGACCCTCGAACAACTGCGATCGCTCCGGCAGGCGAAACTCGAGGAACGAAGCGATCTCCAGGGGCAAATCGACGATCTGTCTGCACGTCGGAAAGAACTCCGCCAGCGAACCGAAAAGCGCGGCGAAATAGAAACGCGGCTTTCGTCGGTCGAGGACGAACTCGAGCGACGTTCACAACGCATCGAAGAACTCGAAACGAGTCTCGAGGATCAACGGGCGCGCGTCGACGACCTGGAAGCACACGCCGATACGTTCGAGGACGCCGCTTACAGCGACGTTATCGAGACACACCGCGAATTGAACCGCCTCGAACTCGAACTCGAGGATCTCGAAGCCGAGCGCGAGGAGGTCGATACCCGAATCGACGAAATCGAAGAGAAAATAGAGGAACGAGGCGATCTGGAGGAGCGCCGGGAAACCATCGACGACGAACTGATCGATCTCAGAACGCGCGTCGATCGCATAGAGGAAAACGCTGTCGACGCGTTCAACGATCACATGAGTTCGATCCTTTCGATCCTCGAGTATCGGAATATCGATCGTATCTGGATCGAGCGACGCGAGAAAACGGTCAGAGAAGGTCGCAGAAAGGTCGCACGATCGGCATTCGATCTCCACATCGTTCGGACGACGGACGGTGGGTCGACCTACGAAGATACCGTCGATCACCTCTCTGAAAGCGAACGCGAGGTCACGGGGCTCGTCTTTGCACTCGCGGGCTATCTGGTCCACGACGTTCACGAAATCGTTCCCTTCATGCTGCTGGATTCGCTCGAAGCGATCGATTCGAGTCGGATTGGCGACCTCGTGGATTACTTCGAGGAGTACGTCGATTGTCTGGTCGTCGCTTTGCTCCGCGAAGATGCCGAAGCTCTTTCGGACACGTATACGTACGTCCGCGAAATCTAG
- the rdfA gene encoding rod-determining factor RdfA, with protein MTDDSSGRRRSKVERVIDTYDLEGWGDRLEAEWIGDGAERTSLRDLATEFNQAVLRSALRDAGASVLNSDIEALYRTLTDDDVPRSETVRKRRELERSGVDIDDVRSDFLTHQTVYTYLTNVRDASLPDEDSGDRVDRKKETIQRLTGRTQVVTESTLDELGNAGEIADRNYDVFVDVRAICGNCGADYSVTELLERGGCDCDVTSVE; from the coding sequence ATGACAGACGACTCGAGCGGCCGTCGGAGATCCAAGGTCGAGCGAGTGATCGATACGTACGACCTCGAGGGATGGGGTGACCGACTGGAGGCCGAGTGGATCGGCGACGGTGCCGAGCGCACGAGTCTTCGGGACCTCGCGACCGAGTTCAATCAGGCGGTGCTCCGATCGGCCTTGCGCGATGCGGGGGCGTCCGTCCTCAATTCCGATATCGAAGCGCTCTATCGAACGCTCACCGACGACGATGTTCCGCGATCCGAAACGGTTCGCAAACGGCGCGAACTCGAGCGATCGGGGGTCGATATCGACGACGTCCGATCGGACTTTTTGACCCATCAGACGGTCTATACCTACCTGACGAACGTTCGTGACGCCTCACTCCCCGACGAGGATTCAGGCGACCGGGTGGACCGGAAAAAGGAGACGATTCAACGACTGACCGGTCGCACGCAGGTCGTCACCGAGTCCACGCTCGACGAGTTGGGCAACGCAGGCGAAATCGCCGACCGAAATTACGACGTTTTCGTCGACGTTCGCGCGATCTGTGGAAACTGTGGTGCAGATTACTCCGTCACCGAACTGCTCGAGCGAGGGGGGTGTGACTGCGACGTCACATCGGTCGAATAA
- a CDS encoding zinc-dependent alcohol dehydrogenase family protein, translating into MRAAVLEEHGEPLAIRDVDYPEPGPDQVVVETEACGICRSDWHAWKGDWEWMGISPEPGQIFGHEPAGVVSEVGDDVETLSEGDRVTVPFHLGDGTCPYCQNGQANVCDTGMPLGFIDGAPGAYAEAFPVREADFNATKLPDGVEYEEMAALGCRFMTAYHGIADRANIRPGDVVAVHGCGGVGLSAIHIANALGAIPIAVDVQEEKLDRAENLGAAATINGAKIDDVPGEVQAANDGRGVDVAVDALGIQETCHNSVMSLGKTGTHVQIGLTEGDTGGELSLPVDMMTLQELDFHGSYGMPLNRYDELFRLIERGTLDPQKIIGQTLSLEEAPETLASMDDYETVGIPVITEF; encoded by the coding sequence ATGCGAGCCGCTGTACTCGAGGAACATGGTGAACCGCTTGCGATCAGAGACGTCGACTATCCCGAACCGGGACCCGATCAAGTCGTCGTCGAAACCGAGGCGTGTGGGATCTGTCGGAGCGACTGGCACGCCTGGAAGGGCGACTGGGAGTGGATGGGTATCTCGCCCGAGCCGGGCCAGATCTTCGGCCACGAGCCCGCGGGGGTCGTCTCCGAGGTGGGGGACGACGTCGAGACCCTGAGCGAGGGCGACCGCGTCACCGTTCCGTTCCACCTGGGCGACGGCACCTGTCCGTACTGCCAGAACGGCCAGGCTAACGTCTGTGACACCGGAATGCCGCTCGGCTTCATCGACGGCGCGCCTGGCGCCTACGCCGAGGCCTTCCCCGTCCGAGAGGCGGATTTTAACGCCACCAAACTCCCCGACGGCGTCGAGTACGAGGAGATGGCCGCGCTGGGCTGTCGTTTCATGACGGCCTATCACGGCATCGCCGACCGGGCGAACATCCGCCCCGGCGACGTGGTCGCCGTCCACGGCTGTGGCGGCGTCGGCCTCTCGGCGATCCACATCGCAAACGCCCTCGGCGCCATCCCGATCGCGGTCGACGTCCAGGAGGAGAAACTCGACCGCGCCGAGAACCTGGGCGCCGCAGCCACCATCAACGGCGCCAAGATCGACGACGTTCCCGGCGAGGTCCAGGCCGCCAACGACGGCCGGGGTGTCGACGTCGCCGTCGACGCGCTCGGCATTCAGGAGACCTGCCACAACTCCGTGATGTCGCTCGGTAAGACCGGTACCCACGTCCAAATCGGCCTCACCGAGGGCGACACCGGCGGCGAACTCTCGCTCCCCGTCGACATGATGACGCTCCAGGAACTCGACTTCCACGGCTCCTACGGCATGCCCCTCAACCGCTACGACGAGCTGTTCCGTCTCATCGAGCGGGGCACGCTCGACCCCCAGAAGATCATCGGACAGACGCTCTCGCTCGAGGAGGCACCCGAAACGCTGGCTTCGATGGACGACTACGAAACGGTCGGTATTCCCGTTATCACGGAGTTTTGA